A single window of Amphiura filiformis chromosome 17, Afil_fr2py, whole genome shotgun sequence DNA harbors:
- the LOC140137257 gene encoding LOW QUALITY PROTEIN: uncharacterized protein (The sequence of the model RefSeq protein was modified relative to this genomic sequence to represent the inferred CDS: inserted 2 bases in 1 codon) — MEMPSMLQTFCCYYCKRWWHCFDQYRKHKRRHQTRHMHRGIFPVQIQETQARDIHQGTLPIQIQKSKPMHKHHGIFPMQIQPIHCTESGKCFVPMPHLTGHTGVHTSDKPYHCMECGKYFALKSQLTCHMHIHTGVIQCAECDKCFPRKLDLTRHMRRIHRGDYPFHCSECNKCFQTKANLTTHKRIHTGEKPFQCMECGKCFSQKQGLTQHTLVHAGDKQFQCTECDRCFTLKSHLTKHTRRIHTSDKPYQCMECDKCYACYSDLTQHIRIHTGEKLFQCMECEKCFASKLDMTRHTRIHTGDKPFQCTECGKCFAWKSSLKQHKLRIHTSNEKPFECTECGKCFRLKTNLTHHTIVHTGDKQFQCMECGKCFASKSELKGHTVVHTGDKPFQCTECGKCFASRSDLKRHTVVHTGDKPFQCTECGKCFASKSELKRHTVVHTGDKPFQCTECGKCFASRSDLKRHTVVHTDDKPFQCTECGKCFARKSHLTQHXRIHTGEKPFKCMECGKCFASKSELKRHTVVHTGDKPFQCTECGKCFASRSDLKRHTVVHTGDKPFQCTECGKCLASKSELKRHTVVHTGDKPFQCAECDKCFAWKSELIRHTHIHTGDKQFRCTECDKCFVWKSELTKHTRIHTGDKQFRCTECDKCFVWKSELTKHTRIHTGDKQFHCTECDKCFTRKSNLTEHKHIHTGDKPFQCAYCGKCFARKSYLTKHKFMHVTYETSLSDGRSPPSVGRLISACSLAHFLQDPSWNLDGSCTQSIGDIIANMNSTISALKKKASPILKFIIPGFFVYRLLAMEMPSMLQTFCCHYCNRWWHCFDQYRKHKRRHQTRHMHRGIFPVQIQETQARDIHQGTLPIQKSKPMYKHHGIFPMQIQQTEPIHCTESGKCFVPMPHFTGHTGINTGDKQYHCMECGKWFMFKSELTRHIRIHTGDKPFYCEECGKCFVWKSSLTTHKLIHTGGKPFKCMECGKCFKLKAELTRHTKVHSGDKPFQCTECGKCFASRSDLKRHTIIHTGEKPYPCTECGTYFARKGDLRTHKRIHTGNKPFQCTECDKCFARKSHLTIHTRIHTGDKPFRCMECGKCFRQESNLTIHTRIHTSDKPFRCMECGKCFRQESNLTFHTKVHTDVVPMTHWTEHTGIDTGDKQYHCMECGKRFMWKSELTRHIRIHTGDKPFHCAECGKCFTMKSSLTTHRRIHTGGKPFKCMECGKCFKLKAELTQHTKIHTGDKQFQCTECDKCFERKSDLTQHTIVHTGEKPYPCTECGTYFARKGDLTKHQHVHTGNKPFQCTECGKCFARKSHLTGHTRIHTGEKPFQCMECGKCFREKSNLTKHTKLHTSEKQLQGELGQRPIIGATHIPGLRQAGPSRPILTNFPGKLLCLSGNAISLLAMEMPSKLQTFCCYTCNRWWHCFDQYRKHKRRHHTMHRGIFSMQIQQTTIDKSIQSRKCFVAKTHLTKHTGIDTGDKQYHCMECGKWFKWKWQLTRHIRIHTEKPFLCMECGKCFKWETELTRHTRFHTADKPFQCTECDKCFAKKSNLTKHTIVHTGDKPFPCTECDKCYARKQDLTKHKRIHTGDYKPFQCMECGKCFRLKKELKQHAIFHTGGKPFQCTECEMCFARKSRLTIHTIVHNGEKPFQCSECDKCFARKGDLTKHKHIHNGDKPFGCMECGKCFKLKTTLTSHMIVHTGDKPFQCRECDKCFARKSDLKKHHKYIHIGDKPFQCIECGKGFIRKSQLTKHTHSQGPH; from the exons ATGGAGATGCCTTCCATGTTACAGACTTTCTGCTGTTATTACTGCAAACGATGGTGGCACTGTTTTGATCAGTACAGAAAACACAAAAGAAGACACCAGACAAGGCATATGCATCGGGGGATATTTCCTGTACAGATACAAGAAACACAGGCAAGGGACATACATCAGGGGACACTTCCTATTCAGATACAGAAAAGCAAGCCAATGCACAAGCATCATGGAATATTTCCTATGCAGATACAACCAATTCATTGCACTGAGAGTGGGAAATGTTTTGTTCCGATGCCACATTTGACAGGACACACAGGAGTTCACACAAGTGATAAACCATATCATTGCATGGAATGCGGGAAGTATTTTGCGTTGAAATCACAGTTGACATGCCACATGCACATTCACACTGGTGTTATTCAATGCGCAGAGTGTGACAAATGTTTTCCAAGAAAATTAGATCTGACAAGACACATGCGGCGCATTCACCGTGGTGATTATCCATTTCATTGTTCAGAGTGTAACAAATGTTTTCAAACGAAAGCAAATTTGACAACACACAAACGCATTCACACTGGTGAAAAACCATTCCAGTGCATggaatgtggcaagtgttttagCCAGAAGCAAGGTTTGACACAACACACACTAGTTcatgctggtgataaacaatttcaatgcacTGAGTGTGATAGATGTTTTACATTGAAATCACATCTGACAAAACACACACGGCGCATTCACACTAGTGATAAACCATATCAATGCATGGAGTGTGACAAATGTTATGCATGTTACTCGGATTTGACACAACACATACGCATTCACACTGGTGAAAAACTATTCCAGTGCATGGAATGTGAAAAgtgttttgcatcaaaattgGATATGACAAGACATACACgcattcacactggtgataaaccatttcaATGTACTGAGTGTGGCAAGTGTTTTGCATGGAAATCAAGTTTGAAACAACACAAATTACGCATTCACACTAGTAATGAAAAACCATTTGAGTGCACggaatgtggcaagtgttttagattgaagacaaatttgacacatcacACAATAgttcacactggtgataaacaatttcaatgcatggaatgtggcaagtgttttgcaTCGAAATCAGAGTTGAAAGGACACACAGTtgttcacactggtgataaaccatttcaatgcacagAGTGTGGCAAGTGTTTTGCATCAAGATCAGATTTGAAACGACACACAGTtgttcacactggtgataaaccatttcaatgcacagAGTGTGGCAAGTGTTTTGCATCAAAATCAGAGTTGAAACGACACACAGTtgttcacactggtgataaaccatttcaatgcacagAGTGTGGCAAGTGTTTTGCTTCGAGATCAGATTTGAAACGACACACAGTTGTTCACACTGATGATAAACCATTTCAATGTACAGAGTGTGGCAagtgttttgcaaggaaatcaCATTTGACACAACA ACGCATTCACACTGGTGAAAAACCATTCAAGTGCATggaatgtggcaagtgttttgcaTCGAAATCAGAGTTGAAACGACACACAGTtgttcacactggtgataaaccatttcaatgcacagAGTGTGGCAAGTGTTTTGCATCGAGATCAGATTTGAAACGACACACAGTtgttcacactggtgataaaccatttcaatgcacagAGTGTGGCAAGTGTTTAGCATCAAAATCAGAGTTGAAACGACACACAGTtgttcacactggtgataaaccatttcaATGCGCAGAGTGTGACAAGTGTTTTGCATGGAAATCAGAGTTGATAAGACACACACAcattcacactggtgataaacaatttcgaTGTACAGAGTGTGATAAGTGTTTTGTATGGAAATCAGAGTTGACAAAACACACACgcattcacactggtgataaacaatttcgaTGCACAGAGTGTGATAAGTGTTTTGTATGGAAATCAGAGTTGACAAAACACACACgcattcacactggtgataaacaatttcattGTACGGAGTGTGACAAGTGTTTTACAAGGAAATCAAATTTGACAGAACATAAACAcattcacactggtgataaaccatttcaGTGCGCGTATTGTGGCAagtgttttgcaaggaaatcatatttgacaaaacacaaatttatgcat GTGACATATGAGACAAGCCTGTCAGATGGTAGATCACCGCCATCAGTGGGAAGACTTATCAGTGCATGTTCTTTGGCACATTTTCTTCAGGATCCTAGCTGGAATCTGGACGGATCCTGTACACAAAGTATTGGGGACATAATTGCTAATATGAATTCTACAATATCAGCATTAAAAAAGAAAGCCAGTCCAATTCTTAAATTTATCATTCCTGGATTTTTTGTTTATAGATTACTTGCAATGGAGATGCCTTCCATGTTACAGACTTTTTGCTGTCATTACTGCAACCGATGGTGGCACTGTTTTGATCAGTACAGAAAACACAAAAGAAGACACCAGACAAGGCATATGCATCGGGGGATATTTCCTGTGCAGATACAAGAAACACAGGCAAGGGACATACATCAGGGGACACTTCCTATTCAGAAAAGCAAGCCAATGTACAAGCATCATGGAATATTTCCTATGCAGATACAACAAACCGAACCAATTCATTGCACTGAGAGTGGGAAATGTTTTGTTCCGATGCCACATTTTACAGGACATACAGGAATTAACACGGGTGATAAACAATACCATTGTATGGAATGTGGAAAGTGGTTTATGTTTAAATCGGAATTGACAAGACACATACgcattcacactggtgataaaccattttATTGTGAagaatgtggcaagtgttttgTATGGAAATCAAGTTTGACTACACACAAACTCATTCACACTGGTGGCAAACCATTCAAGTGCATggaatgtggcaagtgttttaaATTGAAGGCAGAATTGACACGACACACAAAAGTGCACTctggtgataaaccatttcaatgcacagAGTGTGGCAAGTGTTTTGCATCGAGATCAGATTTGAAACGACACACAATAATTCACACTGGCGAAAAACCATATCCATGCACCGAGTGTGGTACATATTTTGCAAGGAAAGGAGATTTGAGAACGCACAAACGCATTCACACTGGAAATAAACCATTCCAGTGCACAGAGTGTGACAAATGTTTTGCAAGGAAATCACATTTGACAATACACACACgcattcacactggtgataaaccattccggtgcatggaatgtggcaagtgttttagGCAGGAGTCAAATTTGACAATACACACACGCATTCACACTAGTGATAAACCATTCCGGTGCATggaatgtggcaagtgttttagaCAGGAGTCAAATTTGACATTCCACACAAAAGTTCACACTGATGTTGTTCCAATGACCCATTGGACAGAACATACAGGAATTGACACAGGTGATAAACAATACCATTGCATGGAATGTGGGAAGCGGTTTATGTGGAAATCGGAATTGACAAGACACATACgcattcacactggtgataaaccatttcaTTGTGCagaatgtggcaagtgttttacAATGAAATCAAGTTTGACAACACACAGACGCATTCACACTGGTGGCAAACCATTCAAGTGCATggaatgtggcaagtgttttaaATTGAAGGCAGAATTGACACAACACACAAAaattcacactggtgataaacaatttcaatgcacAGAGTGTGACAAGTGTTTTGAAAGGAAATCAGATTTGACACAACACACAATAGTTCACACTGGTGAAAAACCATATCCATGCACTGAATGTGGTACGTATTTTGCAAGGAAAGGAGATTTGACAAAACATCAACATGTTCATACTGGAAATAAACCATTCCAGTGCACagaatgtggcaagtgttttgcaaggaaatcaCATTTGACAGGCCACACACGCATTCACACTGGTGAAAAACCATTCCAGTGCATggaatgtggcaagtgttttagagagaagtcaaatttgacaaaacACACAAAACTTCACACCAGTGAAAAACAATTGCAAGGA gAACTCGGACAACGACCCATAATAGGAGCTACCCACATTCCCGGTCTACGCCAAGCTGGTCCTAGTAGGCCAATTTTGACAAACTTTCCGGGCAAACTTTTATgtctttcaggaaatgccatttC ATTACTTGCAATGGAGATGCCTTCAAAGTTACAGACTTTCTGCTGTTATACCTGCAACCGATGGTGGCACTGTTTTGATCAGTACAGAAAACACAAAAGAAGACACCATACAATGCATCGGGGGATATTTTCTATGCAGATACAACAAACCACTATAGATAAATCAATTCAGAGTAGGAAATGTTTTGTTGCAAAGACACATTTGACAAAACATACAGGAATTGACACAGGTGATAAACAATATCATTGCATGGAATGTGGCAAGTGGTTTAAGTGGAAATGGCAGTTGACTAGACACATACGCATTCATACTGAGAAACCATTTCTATGTATggaatgtggcaagtgttttaaATGGGAGACGGAATTGACAAGACACACAAGATTCCATACTGCTGATAAACCATTTCAATGCACGGAGTGTGACAAGTGTTTTGCAAAgaaatcaaatttgacaaaacaCACAATtgttcacactggtgataaaccatttcCATGCACAGAGTGCGACAAGTGTTATGCAAGGAAACAAGATTTGACAAAACACAAACGCATTCACACTGGAGATTATAAGCCATTCCAGTGCATggaatgtggcaagtgttttagaTTGAAGAAAGAATTGAAACAACACGCAATATTTCACACTGGTGGTAAACCATTTCAATGCACCGAGTGTGAAATgtgttttgcaaggaaatcaAGATTGACTATACACACAATTGTTCACAATGgtgaaaaaccattccaatgCTCTGAGTGTGACAAGTGTTTTGCAAGGAAAGGAGATTTGACAAAACACAAACACATTCACAATGGAGATAAGCCATTCGGGTGCATggaatgtggcaagtgttttaaATTGAAGACAACTTTAACATCACACATGATtgttcacactggtgataaaccatttcaATGCAGGGAGTGTGACAagtgttttgcaaggaaatcagatttgaaaaaacACCACAAATACATTCACATTGGAGATAAACCATTCCAGTGCATAGAGTGTGGCAAGGGTTTTATAAGGAAATCACAATTGACAAAACACACACATTCACAGGGTCCGCATTAA